AGTCCATTAGTCTGCTTTCACCTTAGGTGGGCAAGATGCCTCCTGATTGGCCTGTGCTCCTGTTAGTCGCTCTCCCATGTTCCCACAGTAGAGAAGAGAACGCATGGGCCATTTCTGTTAAAGAGGATACAAGCCTGTCACTTTGATACCTTCAGcatgtagatagatagatagatagatagatagatagatagatagatagatagatagatagatagatagatagatagatagatagatagatagatagatagatagatagatagatagatagatagtgaaGAGACTTTCACCTTCACAGGATGCAGGTACTCTGCTCTCTGCAGGATTGTATGGTCCCCCAACATCCCACCTTGGTCCAGGGTTTCGGTCAAGTGGGCGATATAGTTGGTGGCCAGAACCAGAACATCCAGCTTGGAGAGTTTTGTGTCGGGAGGGACGGAGGGTAAAGCAGCCTGCAAGCTGTGGAAGGCTTGTCTGAGGTTCCGAACACGACTCCTCTCTCTCGCGGCATTTTCAGGAGAGTTTTGGCTCTTACATGCCCTGGATGGAGTCGGCCCAGACTTTGCCTAAGACAACCAAAAGAAATAAGGGAAAactttttgtcatgttttgtgAGTCTTTAGAGGTGGGTCCCACTATATAGGTGTCTTAAACTTCTATACTTATACCCAAAAAGATCAAATCAATTGTTAGGTACAATGTATTTATGTGTTGATATTGTATTACAAAATGCTTTTGAGGTGCATGTATATATCTTCAACTACTAGGTACTAACATTTAAGTTACTCATGTTATATTAcatacactctctctctctctctctctctctctctctctctctctctctctctctatatatatatatatatatatacacaataagtgcattaaGTGCATTGTGTCTAATTATTAacttaaatgttagtacatagtagcTGAAgataatataaagtgggtctgAAATCagtacagtatatacagtatacagtagTCTAAAACAAACCACTAATAAAAAATGCTtctgtttgaactttttcattttaatacaaACTTTTTCAATACAGATTATAttgttagcaaaaaaaaaaaaaaaaaactagtataatatgcattttcttagtattttttgttttaaaattaacattaatttatcaattttatttataatttataatattgttgtttgtatttaataatactgttgtttatatttatttatttattaatatttatgtatttatttattaatatttatcaatttctatttaaaaaatccaattttctgcattaaaatattttggggCTCATTTTGAAAACAGTCACAGTATGTGAAAAGCATGATATTCACTTTTAATGTGCACGTTTATACACAATAAAAACCCAACTGATGATTTCTCATTACTCTTtataattaaatgattttaaatccTTTTGAGCGCAAACCATCCGCTATTCTTTCACTCACCCACTTCTTTGGCTCTCGATGTGTTGCCTGTTTTACGCATGGTTGTGTCCATCTCTGCGTCCGCACGCTCTTTCCTCCCATCTCTCCCCACTCTTGTGCCACATCCTCTCGTAACCCTCGCTCTGCCATGGGAACCACCAGCGAGGCCaccaaaccagtgactaaatgaCAGCGCTTCAGTGTCTCCCTCGAGCTGCGTGAAGGGGCTCAGCCCTCTCTTCCACCCAAAGGCCCAATGTCCACTCCGCTCAGCTCCATCCCCTCCCTCTGCCTTATCTGGTGAGGTAATGTGGGGATCTTCAAGCGGTACGTTATCTCTCACCCAGCCTCCCACGGGCGCTCACTGCCAAGGGAGCAGACTCAGGAGAGTTGCATGGTGTCCCCAGGCAGGTCGGCAGCAGCGGAGGGTCTTGGGAAAAACAGAGAGCCTTTTTGCAGCTGCGGACCCACAGCAGACGCAACCTTGACCCCTCGGCCCGCTGGGGCGACGTGACCTAAAACAATGAAAAGTTACTGTGTCTGCTGTCAGCGTGATGGGTGTTGATCAGACTGCATGGGACAAGTTTGTCAAGGATATCTGGATAAAGAGATGTGATGTTACATTATGTTACATGGCTATTCAAAAAGACAAAGTTTGGTATACTTATCCCATCTGCTGTCAAACTGCTACTGGCTAACAAGATATCACTTATTTGTAAAGAATGCAGGAAAATGGAACAAAGTTCCTTTGTTTTTGCACAATTTCTTGAACTATGCATTTAGAGTTTCTAGTCACAGAAGTAAAAAAAGACTAATTCCAACTAGTCTATGTTAATGTTCGAAATAATGTTTCCCAAAAGTTCAAAGCTCAAGatataaacacatatttatatatacatatttagaTTGTGATATTATTTCCTCTCTTTAGGGGAAATAATAGaatgaaataagaaaaaaaaatgtcataatttgatACATATCTGATACATACATCATATAAACCTGCATCATGTttcaactatatatatatatatatatatatatatatatatatatatatatatatatatatagagatatatataaaatatgataattttttactaatgggtgcaggacactacaGTTCATttctgtaagtgaggatagcaaaataaactaaactgtgacatattatacccaaagattattcagacactttgaactgaccagcaaagctgaatttttagcatcattactccagtcttcagtgtcacatgatccttcagaaatcattctaatatgctgatctgctgctcaagaaacatttaatgtgtacaattgtacaaaatatttgtgtacaatattttttttcaggattatttgatgaatagaaagttcaaaagaacagtgtatatctgaaatctaatcttttgtaacattataaatgtctttactgccacttttgattgatttaatgcatccttgctgaataaaagtattcatttctttaatttcttttcaaaatataaaaataaaaattcgtactgaccccaaacttttgaacggtagtgtataatgctacagaagctttgtatttcagataaatgctgttcttttgaactttgtattcatcaaggaatcctgaaaaaaaaaaagtacacaactgttttcaccattgaaaataatcataaatgtttattatgcatcaaatcagcatattagaatgatttctgaaggatcatgtgacactgaagactggagtaatgatgctgaaaattcagctttgcatcacaggaataaattactttgtcaaatatatttaaataggaaaaagatCTGAGAAGCAAGagagaaaatgtttaattgttcTGCTGTGTATCTCATTGCTGTGTATGTGAAACAACTgagataataaaaatatctactgaaaatgatattttaaatgGGTTTGCACTGTAACAAACATACTGAAAATGTCTATTTACAATCTTTTCCTCACTGGAAATCCAGTCAATTTGGAGCTCAACTCAGACATAAACAGTTGCGAGCACATTTGTCGGTCATCGATTGCTCTGCGGATGACTGTCATGTCTTCCACACGCACGCATTGGGAACCACATGGTGGCAAAGTGTCTCCACACAGAGTGAGGTCCGCCAGTAATCAGatgtgttttttaaattattgctTTCTAATAAGATAAAATGTCGCAGTTACAGGCCCGGTTCTTCACCGAAAACAAAAAGTGAGTATATCTGGTAGCTGAAACGTTTAGCTTTAACGTTAGCTAGATAAGAGATATCCAGCTGACTTTTGATTAGTAGTATTTACAGTGTTCATATGATAAAAATGGTAGGCTGTGTTTGTATCGGATGTAATGTGCTCTTCTCTGTAGGTATCTGATAGATGATGTTCCGTTCTCCATCCCTGCTGCCTCTGAGGTGGCGGATCTCAGTGGTGTCATCAACAAGCTGCTGGAAGCTAAGAACGGTGAACTTGTTTACCAGTCATTCATTTTGACCTGTTTTTACCTTTGTTATGGTGCAGAATACTTGCCCACTGTAAATATCACTTTTCATAATTTGTGTGGAATCTAATAATAACCTTAATACTATGCTTGGTTATgtttttcttgtattttttatttattaattttaataaaatttatcTCTCTTTTTACAGCTGGACACAAACATGTTGAGTTTGATTTCCTGGTTCAAGGACATTTTCTCCGCACTTCACTGGCCAATCACATGGAGACAGAGAACATCTCAACGGTATGGCAATGCATTTAATGTAGTCTCACCTACACGCATCTACAGACCACCTACAGTCTGTTTACTCTGATACTGAATGCACACGAAACTTGCAAACTCCAGTTAGATTACTTGACAGTAGCATTCCATTTCATTCAGACAGTGGCTGCATCCCAAATCATATACTTCTCTGCTATATAataggtgaaaaacagtatggcccggtttcacagacagggcttagcctaagccaggattaggccttagttcagttATGGTATTGAAGtagtttttataaatgtaccctagaaaaaaaacatggctggtgtgcatcttgagacaaaacaatggcactgacatattttaagatatgtcagtccaagttgctttcagttaaaacagctcaaacatgcattttagtctaggactagcttaaaggtgcaatatgtaagaattttgcagtaaaatgtccaaaaaccactaggccagtgttatatattttgttcacttgagtacttacaacatcccaaatatttgcaactatttgtaaataatgagaaaattgcaattttaaccaagtctccgggacgtgtgaggagtcgcctgtcaattgcgtcgtacccgcgttaccctcggtttccggatttattttgtagaaaccatgaaaacaccaaagacgtttaaatatattacatgttttaatagacaagggaataactattttgatatatttatagacagaaaactaattattgttatatagcttacACGTTTAgtcttgtttaaatctaattttcttgatttttttttttgcagtaccatgctttaccatgcctcagagaaaaaaactattttgtcaagtagctaacataacataatcagatgcaactttatttttattttcagtaatacagaattttctccatcatacaatatatattaaaattaattccatgccatttatcaacacaagccatccagcatttaatatgatattctaaaattgatCTATCTTACcgcaagtgtctcacagcaggaGCCGAGAGAAAGCACAGAGTAAtgtataacattttcaacacactcaaatgtaatatgataaacagagctgtgttacctcataatcatgaccagaaaagcggaagcagtgccggcgactgtggcataataaaagttctccTGCTTGAGGAACATTTATGATGCCACATTCGTCGCTTCTGCTTCTTCCAGTCAAGCGTATGAGGGGTAACGCagtgctgtttatcatattagatacatttgagtgttttgaaaatgaaattgtaacgttactctgtgttcgctcggtggctgctgtgagacacttgttgcacactgcagtaagctagattgatattagaatatcatgttTATATaatcaagaaaatgagattGAAACactaagactaaatgtgttgagctatagaacaatgattagttttatgtctataaatgtattcaaactgttgttcccttgtctattaaaacataatatattaaagcatctttgttgtttccatggtttctacaaacaAAAAATCAAGAGTAATGCAGGTATGATGTCGTTGATAGGCAATGCACAGACACACGCtctgtgtcctggttaaaattgctcatttctctggatttaaacattcttggaaacatctgggataatgcaagtacataagtcaacaaaatatataacattgttctagtggtttttggatattttaatccaaaaatcttacatattgtgccttttaacAGATAAACTGCTGTGAAAGTGAATCAGCTAATCTGTTCAACAtgcaaaaacatgtttgttATATGATTACATGCTCATCtgtgttgtatgtgtgtgtgtttacaggaAGAAGTGGTGGAAATAGAA
Above is a genomic segment from Chanodichthys erythropterus isolate Z2021 chromosome 21, ASM2448905v1, whole genome shotgun sequence containing:
- the tcf23 gene encoding transcription factor 23, which produces MAERGLREDVAQEWGEMGGKSVRTQRWTQPCVKQATHREPKKWAKSGPTPSRACKSQNSPENAARERSRVRNLRQAFHSLQAALPSVPPDTKLSKLDVLVLATNYIAHLTETLDQGGMLGDHTILQRAEYLHPVKKWPMRSLLYCGNMGERLTGAQANQEASCPPKVKAD